GACAGTCAGGTTGTCGATCACCCGCCCATGAgagagaggtgtacgggagtgtgtgtgtgtcacctctccccgtgtGTGGCTGTGTGGGGTAGGGGTGTAtgtgtcacccctccccgtgtgaactagggatgtaaaaggttaaccggtaagcaataGTCTTACCAGTTAACCCACCTTAATCATTAACCCCAGGCCAGCTGACCCCAGCGGCCCCGCACTGGTTGGAGCGGGcccagccgcgctgcccggccggagCGGCCCCAGCCGGaacagacccagacccagccacGCCAGCCGGTGAGATTGGCCCCAGCTGCTTAATCAGTTAACCGTTTAAATGacatatttttaattgtttaaataattaactttttaaatggtatttacatccctagtgtgaaccctaaagccttaaagataagaaggtaaatataaAGAATCCAACTACGTAGTATTTCTTTTGAACAGgtgctcagtcaacttgatgttaatttgaatgtttgtactgcataattctgattgattgccgttgaacttGCTTGAgcacgagtaattttaccaggtgtcccatattcagcatagggaaatatggtcaccctagttcagtgTCACGTTGCTGCTATCGTTCCCTcaaaaagcagcagctgctgaccaAGTGATTCTAGTGTCCTCACAATAGAGAATTAGAATCAGAAGGAAATGGGAGGGCTAGTCTGGTTACTAGGGCACTGGCTTAAGCCTTGGAATccttgggttcaagtccctgctctgccacagactccctctgtgacattgggcaagtcacttagccagtCTGCACCTCAATCCCCATTTAAAATGAGATGATAGCACTTCctgacctcccaggggtgttgtgaggagaaaaTACATTAAAGGTTATGAGGTGCTCCCAAACTGTTGGGGTCACATGAGTACCTGTGATAAACTAGTTTTCTGTTATCAGATGGGCAGCAAGAGTCCTGTAAATATAATTGTTTTTAACAAGAACAGCCAATATATAAGATATCTGGCTAACAGaaaaacactttaaagtcaaTGAGTAAAATTCCTCTCTGGGGTGAGTGGGCCCAACTTCACTTAGCTAACAGTAGTAACAGTAATGATAACCCAGTGTCACTTCCTCTTCTATGTGCTATTTGCAGAGGGGAGCTCTGTGATATGCAGGGGATACCTGCTCCTTGAATAGGCATTCATGTCATCAAGTGACATTCATGGTTCTCCCTCTGCTTATCTAGAAATATATCCATCAGTGTTCCACATTTGGTTGATGGTCAGCAGAGAGAATAAGGACTAAATGGATCTGAAGCCTAAATTAGCATCTgacctctagagcaggggttctcaacctttttctttctgaggtccccccaacatgctataaaaactccaaggcccacctgtgccacaacaactgtttttctgcatataaaagccagtcgGCAttggggggtagcaagcagggcaattgcccggtgccgcacgccacagggggccccacaaagctaagttgctcaggatTCGACTTCAGCACCAGGTGGCGGGGCTAGggaccccaggcttcagccccttgtagtggggcttcagctttctgtcctaggacccagcaagtctaatgccagccctgcttggcagcccccctgaaacttgctcgtggccccccagggggccccggacccttggttgagaatcactgctctggTTCAGGCTTAAGAAATATTGGACGTGCAATGCAAAAAGGACCGAACTGCTTATGCAGGGGTTTGATTCATAACTGTCATGTAGGTAGAAGATTTTAGTCTCCAGGATTGTCAATATAACCCCTTTTacttaaaaattacaaaaataaagaaggggagaaggaaagccATCTATGTGATCACAGCTGCTTGCTATGGCACGTACAGTGTGGGCAGTGAAGTGAAAATAGTCTCACCTCAGTGCTGTGAATGCTGTGAGTTACATTAAACCTTAACATCTAACAATGTAAACCTTCACTCAGAGAAGCCCACCTGTTACAGATGAAGTAAATTGGTATAGATGGAAATGTCTGGAAAATGGACAAAGCACAGCTATTTGCAATAACTCTGTGGAGAGCTTTAATTATAGAACTAAGCCTCCCAAATAGCAGCAGAGCTGAAATGTGTGGTTGAATGACAGCTGGAATGACCCCAGGAATTTTAGATGTATGCACCTGGCAAAAGGCCAAATGGACTTTCCAAACCAAAGTCAAGGATAGGTCCtaatttttgcaatttttttcccATGAGGGGAGCTCAGATCTTGGAGAAACTAAACACACCTTTTTAACTCCAAGTATCTTTAAGCTTCTTAGAAAGCTTGATAAGAGTGATGTACCCTGGGGAATTTCACAAGTTCATGCAGGTAAATATCAGAAATATGTCTACTTTCTTAGTGTCGGTAGTGCCTTGTCCCTGCTGTAGTTTCACTCTTAAATTCTATTGGGAAAACATTGTTATTTTTGTTCACAGGTgaagtgggccagatcctcatgtCTGGCCAAACCGTGCTTGATGCAGGACCCAGGGCAATGGCCCTCCGGGTCCTGAGGGAAGTCAGGAGCCAATTTGTCCCCTGGCATAAATTAAAGCTGCCTCAGAGCTGTTGTAACCTATGCTGGCTTGTAGTGGCCTCCCAGGTGCTGGTATGGTGGCAAGCACCACGGGACTGCAACATGCTCCATTCCCCTTCCATTCCCCCACAACATGTTCCCTATACCAAGGGGATGGCAAAGAGATGGCTTCACCATCTCTGTGCCAGCTGAAAATTTCCCTAGCTACTCTATTAGGGCAGCTTTCCAGCTGCTATGCATTGGAGGAGCAGCATAAGGAGGCTGGAGTGAGCGCTGAGGATCTAGCTGGTTATTCTGGAAATGAATCCAGAGGCAGGATTGTTTTGCCCTAGATGTGTTTTTCTGTACACTAGCAGCATCATTTGTTTTCAGTTGGATGGGGATGGAGGTGCGTTCTTCTAGTCTtctttttaatattattattattatatcataAAATGCAAGAAATGACAAGATAAAAaatgaatcataaaatcataggaatggaaaggacctggagaggtcatctagtccagtcccctgcactcatggcaggtctaagtattatctagaccatccctgacaggtatttgtctaacctatAAGCAAAATGATTGGCTTATAATATCCAGAGAATAATTAGAACATAAAAGGATATCTAAGATTAGCTTATCCAACCCCTTACTCCTGGGAGTTGTCATTACTCTCACAAAGAGACATCGGTTTTGTTCAGATCGCTTGTGTAACAGATAATCTCATTACTAAAAACTTGCAAGTCCAGACCCAAAACCTTTTTCTGATTTACAATTTCAACTTTGACAAGTCCCtccacttgggggggagggatagctcagtggtttgagcattggcctgctaaacccagggttgtgagttcaatccttgagggggccacttagggatctggggcaaaattagtacttggtcctgctagtgaaggcagggggctggactcaatgacctttcaaggtcccttccagttctaggagataggatatctccattaatttattttatttatatttatttaatgggccagatcttgaATCCTGGGATAGCTCAGAAAGGGAGTGCAAAGGTGGCATCAAGTTACCCTCACTTTCTCACAACGTTACTTTTTAGAGAATTCCACTAACCAATACTGATTGACATTGCCAGGCTCCAGAAAGAGCCACGTCCAACTCTCCTCTTCCAGAGGGAGAGTCCTGGCATTGTGGACACCTAGAAGtgtggaagtggagaaagggataaagggaatttgaacaTAGAGATCTTAGTCTCTAGGATTAGCGCAAGAGTCGAGCTAACAAAGTCAGGCTGACACTGACTCTAATAACATGAGACTTGAAGGCCTAGGTGGGTAGAAAGCAAGAAAGCGAATGGGAACAGACAGTAAGAGATACTGTTTTGACCTTGAAATCTCTTGTCCCcttgaccttgtgttagataagaatggaatgtaGACTGTAGCAGAAATTAATGAGAAAAGTGAGATATCAGGAAGAAATACGTAtcacaaaatgcagctgttgctcattattattGTATGCGAGGAAAGATATAAAAGTTTGCCTTAATTGTTTATCTAACTGAGACCTGCCCCTGTGTACTCTCCCATGCATTTGCAACTGCTCGAAAATAAAGCTGTCTCTGTTGCTTGTTGCCTCAAACTCAGTGAGGACTTGTTTTTCTCTGACAGATGGTAGGAAGGAATCAGGGAGAACCGTCTTTCACTAAAAGGTCTTGTAATGAAAAGTTCTCAATATTCTTTCACTCCTCCTCGGTGAAATCTCTTGTCCCCTGAGCAGATACCAAAACTGACCATGTATGCTCAGTCAGGTCCAATGATAGCACGTGTAGCATTCATGCTGCATCTGACTGAAAAGATGGTAGGCAAAACCTATCCTGAGGAATCTCTATTGTGTCTTCCTCTGCTGAAGTTATGGGATATTTTTAGCTTTTCTCTGAAATTCTCCAACTATTCCCTACTCAACTCCCATATTGCACCTGAATAAACAATAAAAGCTAATTGAAGGGTGAGGGGAAAGCACTGAAATTGCTTTCAACAGCTATAGGCTTAGGTAATATTTGTACAGCAGTTTGAAGATGTAAGTGTTATATGGATGCTTGGTAAGTATTGATATTAGCAGTCATATTTCTGTAAGTATTCTACATTCATTATGAGTGCAGAAATTCCATTGATCTCACTGGAAACTGCATGCATGGTTTGAACACACTATGTATATACAGTGTCTTGAGTGTATGCACtcaatttccactgaaatcaattgaatTTCTGCAAGCAGAATGAATGCAAAATATGTCCAGAAATGTGATTAACAATACCACTACATTCTAAACATATATAATCCTTCAATCTTAAAGAACAGCTCTACGCTGAAAAGTTGAAAGGTGACTCTGCAAGAATGGCGTCATGCGGTTCCAGATCTATTGCTTTTCAATTGTTTCCAGATCTAATGTGCTCAGGGTAAAAGCACAAAAGATGTTTTTCGCTAACTCTCAGTCCTGCAAACTCAAGCCTTTTCTTGAAATTCACACTGAGTTCTTGCCTTCCTGAGCATCACCCCCAGCAATAGTTTCTGTGGGACTGATTCTGCCCCCTGTGACAGCTCTGCAAAGTCACTTCCTTCAAGTGGTGTCCTCAGTAACACCTGAGCAAGCCTgttggggttgcacaggtgtaattaaTTACAATTAAGTAAACAGTTCTTTTCAtaatgcacaagaaagaacagaaCTCAACTCTCTCTCTTTGCCAGTTTGAGGTTTGCAGGAAATAGTAACAAATAAGTAGCTTTTTAGCACTAAAATATGTGACTAGATTCTCAATGCACTCAGGAAGCAGCTCTGATGACTAGGGGTGGCATTTTTTTCATACGCTCTTTTCAGTTCAGAACTTGATCTTAAACTGTGACAACACAACCGAAGTACTAACTTACCGTGAGATCATTTCTGATAGCAAAATTCTCTGGTTTGATATCGCACAGGTGAAGCCGGTGAGAGAAATCATTATCAAAATGATTCACCATATCTAGGAAGCTGAGTGCAATGTCAGTTATTGCCTTCACCTTGCGTTTAGTGCCAGTGAAGGAGGGACCAACTGCATCCTCCAAAGGAAAAATAGTTTTGTGCCAGGCATGTCCGGCTGTGAGATACTCCACAGCATAGAAGTGGCCACAGGAGCCGATGACCCGTAGGACATGTTTGCTGAAGTCCTGCAGTAGACTGAAGTAGATGTATTCTTCCTGCTGGAGTAAGGACCACATGCTGGCCACTTGTGCTTTCCAATGCAGACCTCTCCTCCTAGTCCATAAGGGTCCCATGGTGTTGTTAGATAATTCCAGACCCAGGACATTTTTGACCTCCAAAGCTACCATCAGCAGAAGCTCTGTCTCAGGAACATCCTGTGTTTCCACTTCATCAAGCAATCTGAGATGCTGGTAGCTAGAGAAGATTTCCTTTTTGGATTTCAAGATGACTGGCTGGCCTTTCCAGTCCGCCTGGATGACCTTCTTACCTCTGTCGTAGTAAAGGCACTGTTTGTACACCAGCTTCTGTGCCACGCACAAGTCTTCACAAAGGTCGCCAGTCAGGGCTCCTTTGCTGTAGTCAAGACACTAGAGCAAAGGAAGAAAACAGTTCACAGCAGAAGAATAGTCTAGGAGCATTTCAGGGAGAAAAGGAGCAAGGGTCATCTCAGTTACAGTGTGACAAACACCATATTTAGACTCTAAGGTAACGctgtgatttttcaaatgtgCCTGGAGATCACTTCAAAGGAGTGATTCTTATGACAGTAGAGGGACTGTTTTTTCTCTGGCCAGGTAAAGGGCTAGCATAGAAGACCTACAATACTAGGTGTTTGCCATCTCTAATATCTATGCGTCAGATTTTGATACCTTTGTCGACACCCCAGGCTAATTTACATAGCCCTATCTGAGTTATGGCAGTCTGTCCTCATCTCCTTATGGGTGGCAGCACTGCCCAGAATCTCCACAGCACTATGTGCCTCTGCCCTACCCCCAAtctgcccctcccagcccagccacgCTCCCAAATAACCTCTGCTTCAGGGCTCATGAGGGACTGGGGTACTCAGAAGATGGCCTGTGGCTAGCATCCTCAGTTCCTGCACTGGGGGAATTCTCCTCCAACTGGATCTGGGGCTTTTACAGCCCCTTATACTGCTCTGTCTCTTTTACTGTAAATTTCACGTGAAGATCTTATTCCATGTGaaatcccatcaaagtcaatgggactatttgtaaACTGAGTTACTACCCAATATGAAAAAGGGTTTCTTCCCCCCAATAATATAAGATAGGTGACAGCAGCAGATACAGTCTATGGAGCCCAGAatatgcaggttttttttaaatatataaatataaatatatttattcatTCTGTAAGCCAGAAAGGCTTCTTCAGTTAAGGTCTGTCAGGCAAATTAACATGCTTTAAAATGTATGGACGTACATATCAGATATCCTTAGGTAATTTTAATGCACTTTGggtaatcttgatttaaaaaacccaGGGAAATTGCTTCTTGATCATTGTGTGGTCATTACAAATGCATGAAAGAACTAAAAGGatacctcccccccccataattGTTTCCATTCCTCCACTTCTAGACATATAGACAGCTTACATACTTTTGCGTCCATTCAGAACTTCCAGAAGTGCAGCTGCAGAGACTGTTGGGGTGGATCAGTGGACAAGATGATCACAgatgtggggtggagggagaataGTTTGTGTTGATGAAGGAAGCCAAACAGATGGGAGGTGGCTTGATAACATCGGTTGCCCCCATTGCTTTCTGGCATTTGAACTTTTGTTTAAACAAGTAAATTGACACTTCCAACTGTTTAATAGTTGTAAAGACTGCCTGACCAACCTAACTTGTTACTATTTGTTCTGTGTACAGGAAACATGATCATAACATTCGAGTGCtgttattttcttaaaatagTATCTGAGGTGTGCACCGGGGTGATGCTAGACGAGGTTgaaagttaaatataaaaaatatatatatattttttttaaacactcaccaaaattgatattttatttttgttgtgtaaACATTCCCCAGTTAGCACAGGGAATAACAGTGAACTGGTAACATTGTCAACTGGGGACTTTGGGTATTAGTGGCAGGATGGAATTTTAAGTCCAGTAGTGGTGCAAGGGGTGAATGAAGACGTGATAAACTGGTTATCATACTACATAGTAGCCAGTGATTCTTGTGACATTAGAAGGACAGGTATGACAGGTACCACTTGTGCTCTCGCAGCCTGAAAGAAAATGTTGCATTGATAGATGCCAGAAAGAAGAACCAGGTACACAAACTCTGATGTGCATGTGTATGCCCTGATTTTGTGTCCTCCCATACATATACTGTATATGCATGCAAATCAGGATGGACACATACATTGCAGTCCACGTGCACATAACTTTGGTGACTCCAGAAGTGCATGTGCAattttgaaattctggcctcatttTTGAGGTATCTAATAACAAGTCATCATTCTCTCTTACAAGtaagaaacttactttttctctgttgaagtagTTTAATAATTCCTACAATCTGCGACCTTATCTTTAAACAACTCCTAGCAGGAGGGTAACACACCAaagtccttttatttttatttttatttttattttttttaaggagcCTTAGTATTAGCTGATCAAAGAGCTTTGCTTCCTGAATGTGAAGATCACAGCCTAACACGTACAGTACTACTATTAGGAAACTataggtcccagtcctgcaatcagatccacgcatcctgcctggagccccattgacttcaacagggctccATGCATCCACAAGAGTCTCATGCATGGATCCAATTGAGGTCTAGAAGAGCTCACACCTAGAAAACCAGCAGTGAGACATGGAAAAACATAGTATGCTTTCCAGTATCTGCTGTAGTTGCTGTATCATTCTTATTGGTATTTCATAAGAACTTGACTATGCAAAATATACAGCCACGTCTACAACCCCCAAACATGGGAGATGAATCCATTCTGTAATGGGGAAGGAATATCTCTAAGTCTATACTTTCTGTGCAACTGAATTGTTGATCTGTGCCTATTAACCTAACATCTGCCAGTCATGCATTCTCCAATTTGATTCTTCTTTATTGAGCTTTCACGGTGTTTCTTAAACCATGGTCCGTAGTGGACTGGGGAGCTGCTAATGTCACAGTGGTGAAATACATCTCAGACTTTGAGCAGTGACATTTCCTGCAAATTGTAGATCAGCTTCAGGAATTAGGGTTTCCAGAGGCTTTTTGCCCAATTTAACTAAAACCAtatcaaacaaaccaaaaaatgcCAGGTACCTCTCTGCAATTTTAGAGGGCTTGTCCACATACAGAAGTTGCAGCACTTTAACTTAAATCAGAAACTAAAACAATTTTGGTTAAAAAAGTTCAACCCCTCCTATGAACTGGGTTTATTTATATCTGTTTAAAACTGGTTATATCAGTTTAACTAGCACCTGCAAAGTTACCCATGTAAGCTAACCCAATAAGccaggtttaaattagtgtaaaagAGTCCACACagttttgcaccaatttaactaatttGGTTTAAAATCATACTTTCTGTTACATgagtgcaactttgtgtgtagaTCAGGTCTGAAGCCTCCTGTCTTTCCTGGTGTAAATTCTACTGTGAGCAAGTTTATGGAAGACTCCAAAATCAGAGAAGTCCTACAAGGAGCACAGAA
Above is a genomic segment from Emys orbicularis isolate rEmyOrb1 chromosome 2, rEmyOrb1.hap1, whole genome shotgun sequence containing:
- the DIPK1C gene encoding divergent protein kinase domain 1C — translated: MRGVFGFKRLRLKIWRRCTLLFFLCWAACWLLGSTFLFLVHRSVFSERCTDEKSHRILARLCLDYSKGALTGDLCEDLCVAQKLVYKQCLYYDRGKKVIQADWKGQPVILKSKKEIFSSYQHLRLLDEVETQDVPETELLLMVALEVKNVLGLELSNNTMGPLWTRRRGLHWKAQVASMWSLLQQEEYIYFSLLQDFSKHVLRVIGSCGHFYAVEYLTAGHAWHKTIFPLEDAVGPSFTGTKRKVKAITDIALSFLDMVNHFDNDFSHRLHLCDIKPENFAIRNDLTVVAIDVDMAFFEPKMRDILEQNCTEDEDCNFFDCFSKCDLRIRKCGAERANNNLQVICDKIFRHWFSPNLRGPTISFPLQLQLQKAVHECAKPEPKDLTQHQQTSLHSLSELYHLLQASQRELQKADG